In Massilia violaceinigra, one DNA window encodes the following:
- the ectB gene encoding diaminobutyrate--2-oxoglutarate transaminase, which translates to MPNNLASINEAFSTFEVHESKVRSYCRDFPVKIRHAKGSKIHSVDQQVYVDFFAGAGALNYGHNCEPLKEKLKAYLDNDGITHSLDFYTEAKEDFIYTFQEEILHRRGMKYKVQFTGPTGTNAVEAALKLARKVTKRSNVIAFSNAFHGMSLGSLAATSNPKKRQGAGVALGGVTFMPYEGYLGEQVDSIDLIARMLQPGSGVEAPAAFLIETIQGEGGLRCVSARWLQRLQALAHEHGALLIIDDIQSGCGRSGRFFSFEGMGVTPDIVCLSKSLSGYGLPFSMNLINPDHDVWEPGEHNGTFRGNNLAFVTAKAAIDTFWSAPAFERELQQKIVYLHGRLKALAERSSEYIPEARFLGRGFMCGIDVGSGEVASNISQEAFRAGLIVETCGVHGQVVKLLPALTIEYEVLVQGLDMLAAAFEQVIGIARYSEEKAA; encoded by the coding sequence ATGCCAAACAATCTCGCATCAATCAATGAAGCGTTCAGCACATTCGAAGTGCATGAATCGAAGGTCCGTTCGTACTGCCGCGACTTTCCCGTAAAAATCCGCCACGCCAAGGGATCGAAGATCCACAGTGTCGACCAGCAGGTGTATGTGGACTTTTTCGCGGGCGCCGGCGCGCTCAATTACGGCCATAACTGCGAACCGCTCAAGGAAAAGCTCAAGGCGTATCTCGACAACGATGGCATCACGCACAGCCTGGACTTTTATACGGAAGCCAAGGAAGACTTCATCTACACCTTCCAGGAGGAGATCCTGCACCGCCGCGGGATGAAGTACAAGGTCCAGTTCACCGGCCCGACCGGGACCAATGCCGTCGAGGCGGCGCTGAAACTGGCGCGCAAAGTCACCAAACGCAGCAACGTCATCGCGTTCTCCAACGCCTTTCACGGCATGAGCCTGGGCTCGCTCGCCGCGACCAGCAACCCGAAAAAGCGCCAGGGCGCCGGCGTGGCGCTCGGCGGCGTGACGTTCATGCCGTATGAAGGCTACCTGGGCGAGCAGGTCGATTCGATCGACCTGATCGCGCGGATGCTGCAGCCCGGCAGCGGCGTCGAAGCGCCAGCCGCCTTCCTGATTGAAACCATTCAGGGCGAAGGCGGCCTGCGCTGCGTCAGCGCACGCTGGCTGCAACGCTTGCAAGCCCTGGCGCACGAACATGGCGCCTTGCTGATCATCGACGATATCCAGTCCGGCTGCGGCCGTAGCGGGCGCTTTTTCAGTTTCGAGGGCATGGGCGTCACGCCCGATATCGTGTGCCTGTCGAAATCGCTGAGCGGTTACGGCTTGCCGTTCTCGATGAACCTGATCAACCCGGATCACGACGTGTGGGAGCCGGGCGAACACAACGGCACCTTCCGGGGCAATAACCTGGCCTTCGTGACGGCCAAGGCTGCCATCGATACCTTCTGGAGCGCGCCCGCCTTCGAGCGCGAGCTGCAGCAGAAAATCGTGTATCTGCACGGCCGGCTCAAAGCGCTTGCCGAACGCAGCAGCGAATACATTCCCGAAGCCCGCTTCCTCGGCCGCGGCTTCATGTGCGGCATCGACGTGGGCAGCGGCGAGGTGGCATCAAACATTTCGCAAGAGGCCTTCCGCGCCGGGCTGATCGTCGAAACCTGCGGCGTCCACGGCCAGGTCGTCAAACTGCTGCCCGCCCTGACGATCGAGTACGAGGTCCTGGTGCAGGGGCTCGATATGCTCGCGGCCGCGTTCGAGCAAGTGATCGGGATTGCCCGCTATTCCGAGGAGAAAGCGGCATGA
- a CDS encoding AraC family transcriptional regulator — MLVRDQEIFSEFGEVVEFQSAQHRDDVELFRAQIVRKVFSPHVHDGYVIGVVERGVERFHWRGAERYATSTDLVFINPDQVHTGEAAERSGVLYRNIFVATDAMKQIVGCTVYFPEPVVSDPVLGQRLKLALDTLAMATEPLAYDSIMEALIFDIAARHGRGFQDDTPDLMHGFPGMSRMIEYIDANIGNTLRVEELADIANLSRFHFIRRFRKMTGVTPIAFVQARRTSMAKTLLRKGGNPSSIALITGFADQSHLTRWLKACYGVTPRVYKGKR, encoded by the coding sequence ATGCTGGTACGCGATCAAGAGATCTTCAGCGAGTTTGGAGAAGTGGTTGAATTCCAGTCCGCTCAACACCGCGATGATGTGGAGCTGTTTCGGGCGCAGATCGTGCGCAAGGTGTTTTCTCCCCATGTGCATGACGGCTATGTGATCGGGGTTGTCGAAAGGGGCGTGGAGCGGTTTCACTGGCGCGGCGCGGAGCGTTATGCGACCAGTACCGACCTGGTATTCATCAATCCCGACCAGGTGCACACCGGCGAGGCGGCCGAACGCAGTGGCGTCCTCTACCGGAATATTTTCGTGGCCACCGATGCCATGAAACAGATCGTCGGTTGCACCGTGTATTTTCCGGAGCCCGTGGTCAGCGATCCCGTGCTCGGCCAGCGCCTCAAGCTGGCGCTCGACACCCTGGCCATGGCGACCGAACCGCTGGCCTACGACAGCATCATGGAAGCGCTGATTTTCGATATCGCGGCGCGTCATGGGCGCGGTTTTCAAGACGATACGCCCGATCTGATGCACGGCTTTCCGGGCATGTCGCGCATGATCGAGTATATCGACGCCAATATCGGCAATACGCTGCGGGTCGAAGAGCTGGCCGATATCGCGAACCTGAGCCGCTTTCATTTCATCCGGCGCTTTCGCAAGATGACCGGGGTAACGCCGATCGCCTTCGTCCAGGCACGCCGCACCTCGATGGCCAAGACCCTGTTGCGCAAGGGCGGCAACCCATCGTCGATCGCACTGATCACCGGTTTCGCCGATCAAAGCCATTTGACCCGCTGGCTCAAGGCCTGTTACGGGGTGACGCCCCGGGTGTACAAGGGCAAGCGATAA
- a CDS encoding TonB-dependent receptor produces MTFNTMKKTSIAMGISSALLMMPFGASAQTAAAAPSEKDSKVLPDVVVYGKYLDPNPNAEVGAPYKAKTSGDSRHTRPLAETPQTISVITKAAIDDSGMTELKQILSAQPGITLGTGENGNAFGDRYIIRGQEARSDVFVDGLRDPGMTTRESFAIEQLEISKGPNSSFAGRGTAGGAINAITKQATLDKDFQRVTVGVGTDSHKRVTADFNKGFGDNFALRANVLYGDEDVPDRAPSSRTRKGVAVSGLWEVDKDLSVTLDYYGLRTDDKLPDLGHFLVGTVPNRVPAKDVPVYAQSNDFLSSDVDTITARVNWKLAPALTLTSLTRYGQSGNAYVTTGASSNTRYIGATADTTQSFVSAALDGGHTGWQDVDYFAHQSNLRWDKQIMGMKHEFIFGAEYTDHQVVSGNFTVANTGAFNCRSAVAVGPNNARCFNVNGVPVADLTNFAGRSSTRNSWNQDWQVKTFSLTAMDTVDLTDRLTAFAGIRADRFDLSLARRTPATNVITGDYSYTDTLVNGHGGVSFKVMPKLIVYGSAATSQDINGGEADSGTNSGYGGAVLYQNKIAGAKPETSINLELGTKWNLLNDKLLATAAVFQTKKKDVMEGANYDTLGTFNTGKNKVQGVEFGLTGNITEALSAQVGAAVMSSKVTGSSVAAGIGRELANFAKKSFSAQAKYQLTDAFSLGAAARYESKRCGGQPDTAALYTADNQCAQPVPSFTVFDAFAAYRFSKKLDLRVNVLNVGNKDYFTAVYRSGAFLYKGDARAVRVALNYEL; encoded by the coding sequence ATGACGTTCAATACGATGAAGAAAACCAGTATTGCCATGGGCATTTCCAGTGCCTTGTTGATGATGCCGTTCGGCGCCAGCGCGCAGACGGCTGCGGCCGCACCATCGGAAAAGGACAGCAAAGTCCTGCCGGACGTAGTCGTCTACGGCAAGTACCTCGACCCGAATCCGAACGCCGAAGTCGGCGCGCCGTACAAGGCGAAAACCTCGGGCGATTCGCGCCACACCCGTCCGCTGGCCGAAACGCCGCAGACCATCTCGGTGATCACCAAGGCCGCGATCGATGATTCCGGCATGACCGAACTGAAACAAATCCTCAGCGCCCAGCCAGGCATCACCCTCGGCACCGGCGAAAACGGCAATGCCTTCGGCGACCGCTACATCATCCGCGGCCAGGAAGCGCGCAGCGACGTGTTCGTCGACGGCTTGCGCGATCCGGGCATGACCACCCGCGAAAGCTTCGCCATCGAGCAGCTGGAAATTTCGAAGGGCCCGAATTCGAGCTTCGCCGGCCGCGGCACCGCCGGCGGCGCGATCAACGCGATCACCAAGCAAGCGACCCTGGACAAGGACTTCCAGCGCGTCACCGTGGGCGTGGGCACCGACAGCCACAAGCGCGTCACCGCCGACTTCAACAAAGGCTTCGGCGACAACTTCGCCCTGCGCGCCAACGTGCTGTACGGCGACGAAGACGTGCCTGACCGCGCGCCGTCGAGCCGCACCCGCAAGGGCGTGGCCGTGTCCGGCCTGTGGGAAGTGGATAAGGACCTGTCCGTCACGCTCGACTACTACGGCCTGCGTACCGACGACAAGCTGCCCGACCTGGGCCACTTCCTGGTCGGCACCGTGCCGAACCGCGTACCGGCCAAGGACGTGCCGGTGTACGCCCAGTCGAACGACTTCCTCAGCTCGGACGTCGACACCATCACCGCGCGCGTGAACTGGAAGCTGGCGCCCGCCCTGACCCTGACCAGCCTGACCCGTTACGGCCAGTCCGGCAATGCCTACGTCACCACCGGCGCGTCGAGCAACACGCGCTATATCGGCGCCACCGCCGACACCACCCAGTCGTTCGTCAGCGCCGCGCTCGACGGCGGCCACACCGGCTGGCAGGACGTGGACTATTTTGCCCACCAGAGCAATCTGCGCTGGGACAAGCAAATCATGGGCATGAAGCATGAATTCATCTTCGGTGCCGAATACACCGACCATCAGGTCGTGTCGGGCAATTTCACCGTCGCCAACACCGGCGCGTTCAATTGCCGCAGCGCCGTTGCCGTCGGTCCGAACAACGCCCGCTGCTTCAACGTCAATGGCGTACCGGTCGCCGACCTGACCAACTTCGCCGGCCGCAGCAGCACCCGCAACAGCTGGAACCAGGACTGGCAAGTCAAGACGTTCTCGCTGACGGCGATGGACACGGTCGACCTGACCGACCGCCTGACCGCGTTTGCCGGCATCCGCGCCGACCGCTTCGACCTGTCGCTGGCACGCCGCACCCCGGCCACCAACGTGATCACGGGCGACTACAGCTACACCGACACCCTGGTCAACGGCCACGGCGGCGTCAGCTTCAAGGTCATGCCGAAACTGATCGTCTACGGCAGCGCGGCGACCTCGCAGGACATCAACGGCGGCGAAGCCGATTCGGGCACCAACAGCGGCTACGGCGGCGCGGTGCTGTACCAGAACAAGATTGCAGGCGCCAAGCCGGAAACCTCGATCAACCTGGAACTCGGCACCAAGTGGAATTTGCTCAATGACAAGCTGCTGGCCACCGCCGCCGTGTTCCAGACCAAGAAGAAGGATGTGATGGAAGGTGCGAACTACGACACCCTCGGCACCTTCAACACCGGCAAGAACAAGGTGCAAGGCGTGGAATTCGGCCTGACCGGCAACATCACCGAAGCCCTGTCGGCCCAGGTCGGCGCTGCCGTCATGAGCTCGAAAGTGACCGGTTCGTCGGTCGCGGCCGGCATCGGCCGCGAACTGGCCAACTTCGCCAAAAAATCGTTCTCGGCCCAGGCCAAGTACCAGCTGACCGACGCCTTCTCGCTCGGCGCCGCGGCCCGCTACGAAAGCAAGCGCTGCGGCGGCCAGCCTGACACGGCTGCCCTGTACACCGCCGACAACCAGTGCGCGCAGCCAGTGCCGTCGTTCACCGTGTTCGACGCGTTCGCCGCCTACCGCTTCTCGAAGAAGCTGGACCTGCGCGTGAACGTGCTCAACGTCGGCAACAAGGACTACTTCACGGCCGTGTACCGCTCGGGCGCCTTCCTGTACAAGGGTGATGCGCGCGCGGTCCGCGTGGCGCTGAACTACGAACTGTAA
- a CDS encoding Fe2+-dependent dioxygenase: protein MLTILDAVLSQDEVRQFRAYLDQAEWQDGAATAGTLARSAKNNAQIDDRAELAISLGNHILRTLGNTPLFIAAALPRKIYPPKFNRYAVGETYGTHVDSAVMQIPNTHLSLRSDLAATLFLSEPDEYDGGELEIDTEFGVQTVKLGAGDMVLYPASSLHRVTPVTRGARVASFFWIESLVGDDAERTLLFDLDQTIQNLTPGLAADDRNLLKLTGIYHNLLRRWAAT from the coding sequence ATGCTGACCATCCTCGACGCCGTATTGAGCCAGGACGAGGTGCGGCAATTTCGCGCCTACCTCGACCAGGCCGAATGGCAGGATGGCGCGGCCACGGCCGGCACCCTGGCGCGCTCGGCCAAGAACAATGCCCAGATCGACGACCGTGCCGAATTGGCCATCAGCCTGGGCAACCATATCCTGCGCACGCTCGGCAACACGCCGCTGTTCATCGCCGCCGCCCTGCCGCGCAAGATTTATCCGCCCAAGTTTAATCGCTACGCTGTCGGCGAAACCTATGGCACGCACGTTGATAGCGCAGTGATGCAGATTCCGAACACGCACCTGAGCCTGCGCAGCGACCTGGCCGCCACCCTGTTCCTGTCCGAGCCGGACGAGTACGACGGCGGCGAACTGGAAATCGACACCGAATTCGGCGTACAGACCGTCAAGCTGGGTGCGGGCGACATGGTGCTGTACCCTGCCTCGAGCCTGCACCGCGTCACGCCGGTCACGCGCGGGGCGCGGGTCGCCTCGTTTTTTTGGATAGAAAGCCTGGTGGGCGACGATGCCGAGCGCACCTTGCTGTTCGACCTGGACCAGACAATCCAGAACCTGACGCCCGGCCTGGCGGCGGACGACCGCAATCTGCTCAAGCTGACCGGGATTTACCATAATCTGCTGCGCCGTTGGGCAGCGACCTGA
- a CDS encoding alpha-hydroxy acid oxidase, with product MMTTPLPGAQPPLGKIPAEIACAADYELLAQRFMAPPSYDYVAGGSGRDLTVAANLAAFARWDIYPRLLRDVSAGHTRINVAGQQFAHPVFLAPVAFQNLAHAAGELQSARAAHAVDSCLVSSTLSSCSLEDVARGAGPQRWFQLYFQLRRDDTQDLLARAVKAGYSAIVVTLDAPIQVPSNRALRAGFRMPADCVAANLRGYAPADTPPLAPQHSRIFQGIMGTAPTWDDLRWLIGQTTLPVLVKGVLHPDDAVALRAIGVAGVVVSNHGGRTLDGAPASLDVLPAIRAATGPGFPLLFDGGIRSGTDIFKALALGADAVLIGRLQMYALSVAGALGVAHMVKLLREELEVCMALAGCATVGEIGSGAVLRRQDAPC from the coding sequence ATGATGACCACACCTCTCCCTGGCGCCCAGCCGCCTCTTGGCAAGATCCCCGCGGAAATCGCCTGCGCCGCCGACTACGAATTGCTGGCCCAGCGCTTCATGGCGCCGCCCAGCTACGACTACGTTGCCGGCGGCAGCGGGCGCGACCTGACGGTGGCCGCCAACCTGGCCGCGTTCGCGCGCTGGGACATCTATCCGCGCCTGCTGCGCGACGTCAGCGCCGGCCACACCCGCATCAACGTCGCCGGCCAGCAGTTCGCCCATCCGGTGTTCCTGGCGCCGGTCGCGTTCCAGAACCTGGCGCACGCCGCCGGCGAGCTGCAAAGCGCGCGCGCGGCCCATGCGGTCGACAGTTGCCTGGTCAGCAGCACCTTGTCGTCGTGCAGCCTGGAAGACGTGGCGCGCGGCGCCGGTCCGCAGCGCTGGTTCCAGCTGTACTTCCAGCTGCGCCGCGACGACACGCAAGATTTGCTGGCGCGCGCCGTCAAGGCCGGCTACAGCGCCATCGTGGTCACGCTCGACGCTCCGATCCAGGTGCCCAGCAACCGCGCCCTGCGCGCCGGCTTTCGCATGCCGGCCGACTGCGTGGCGGCCAACCTGCGTGGCTACGCGCCGGCCGACACGCCGCCGCTGGCACCCCAGCACAGCCGCATCTTCCAGGGCATCATGGGCACCGCCCCGACCTGGGACGACCTGCGCTGGCTGATCGGCCAGACCACCCTGCCGGTGCTGGTCAAGGGTGTGCTGCACCCGGACGACGCCGTGGCCCTGCGCGCCATCGGCGTGGCCGGCGTGGTGGTGTCGAACCATGGCGGGCGCACCCTGGACGGCGCGCCGGCCAGCCTGGACGTGCTGCCGGCCATCCGCGCCGCCACCGGCCCCGGCTTCCCGCTGCTGTTCGACGGCGGCATTCGCTCCGGCACCGATATCTTCAAGGCGCTCGCGCTCGGCGCCGACGCCGTGCTGATCGGGCGCCTGCAGATGTACGCGCTCAGCGTGGCCGGCGCGCTCGGCGTGGCGCACATGGTCAAGCTGCTGCGCGAGGAACTCGAAGTGTGCATGGCGCTGGCCGGCTGCGCCACGGTAGGCGAAATCGGCAGCGGCGCCGTGCTGCGGCGCCAGGACGCGCCATGCTGA
- a CDS encoding PepSY domain-containing protein produces MTSTFAKLAPLALVFAVNGAWAHGDVKCTTRPKSEWKPHTELHEKLTKEGWVVRRMEATPSCYEVYAKDPQGKRIEAFFDPVTFARVEEK; encoded by the coding sequence ATGACCTCGACCTTCGCCAAACTGGCCCCGCTCGCCCTCGTCTTCGCCGTCAACGGCGCCTGGGCCCACGGTGACGTGAAATGCACCACGCGTCCGAAATCGGAATGGAAGCCGCACACCGAACTGCACGAAAAACTGACCAAGGAAGGCTGGGTCGTGCGCCGCATGGAAGCGACCCCGAGCTGCTACGAAGTGTATGCCAAGGACCCGCAGGGCAAGCGCATCGAAGCCTTCTTCGACCCGGTGACGTTCGCGCGCGTTGAAGAAAAATAA
- a CDS encoding cytochrome b/b6 domain-containing protein, translated as MKKNKRGEPPLKPGKLTVWDAPVRLLHWSLVAAMAAAWVTSDQVGVAHEYLGYGAAAIVLARLAWGFAGNRYARFAQFVRPPAPTVQYLRAVAKGRAARHIGHNPLGGWMVVALLACVALLAVSGWALGTDLLWGYAWPVRVHAALAWLLVALVTLHVGGVLLTSWQHRENLVGAMITGKKNPPAEGDLD; from the coding sequence TTGAAGAAAAATAAGCGCGGCGAGCCCCCGCTGAAACCGGGCAAGCTGACAGTCTGGGATGCGCCGGTGCGCCTGCTGCACTGGTCGCTCGTGGCGGCCATGGCGGCGGCGTGGGTGACCAGCGACCAGGTCGGCGTGGCGCACGAATACCTCGGTTATGGCGCGGCGGCGATCGTGCTGGCGCGCCTGGCCTGGGGCTTCGCCGGCAACCGCTATGCGCGCTTTGCGCAGTTCGTGCGCCCGCCGGCGCCCACCGTGCAGTACCTGCGCGCGGTGGCCAAAGGCCGCGCCGCGCGCCATATCGGCCACAATCCGCTGGGCGGCTGGATGGTCGTGGCCCTGCTGGCCTGCGTCGCCCTGCTGGCCGTGAGCGGGTGGGCCCTGGGCACCGACCTGCTGTGGGGCTATGCCTGGCCGGTGCGGGTGCACGCGGCGCTCGCTTGGCTGCTGGTCGCGCTGGTGACCCTGCACGTGGGCGGAGTGCTGCTGACCAGCTGGCAGCACCGCGAAAACCTGGTCGGCGCGATGATCACGGGGAAAAAGAATCCGCCGGCCGAGGGCGACCTCGATTAA
- a CDS encoding GNAT family N-acetyltransferase, which produces MTAQAEAVIRYATLDDMEEVAALFDSYRQFYNEEPNYVGSLHFLRERVFLGESQVIVAVVGDEIAGFTQLFPSFSSVTMQRLWILNDLYVKQAFRSLGIGENLLQGAANFAHQAGAKQLFIEGAVDNLRACALYERFGFIRNRGYYYYHYPLHAAATTPDEQINVVPTAK; this is translated from the coding sequence ATGACGGCCCAAGCCGAAGCGGTGATCCGCTATGCGACGCTGGACGACATGGAGGAAGTCGCCGCCCTGTTCGATTCCTACCGCCAGTTCTATAACGAAGAGCCGAACTATGTGGGCTCCCTGCACTTCCTGCGCGAACGGGTGTTCCTGGGCGAATCCCAGGTCATCGTGGCCGTGGTCGGGGATGAAATCGCCGGGTTTACCCAGCTGTTCCCCAGCTTTTCCAGCGTGACGATGCAGCGCCTGTGGATCCTCAACGATCTGTATGTGAAACAGGCGTTTCGCAGCCTGGGCATCGGTGAAAACCTGCTCCAGGGGGCGGCCAACTTCGCCCATCAGGCTGGCGCCAAGCAACTGTTCATCGAAGGCGCGGTGGATAACCTGCGCGCCTGCGCCCTGTACGAGCGGTTCGGTTTCATCCGCAATCGCGGCTATTACTACTATCACTATCCATTGCATGCGGCGGCCACCACCCCGGATGAGCAGATTAACGTCGTACCCACCGCAAAGTAG
- a CDS encoding LysE family transporter codes for MFSPALVYIMAVISPGPNFILVSRFAASNSISAGIGASLGIWCVGLIFSTSSILGLALLLNQFPALNKIAGILGALYLLYIAYLLIKSALHSKKQQRDNAAAAPVDGAPAAEPSHTFFKSFKMGFITNITNMKTIAFMISIFSSFLAHSSTTMDKVTIIAICSTFEILWYSFVAFVFGQDAIRRIYLRFNSSIDLFLGLVLILFAASNIISL; via the coding sequence GTGTTTTCACCCGCACTTGTCTACATCATGGCCGTGATCAGTCCCGGTCCCAATTTCATCCTGGTGAGCCGGTTCGCCGCGTCCAACTCGATTTCCGCCGGCATCGGCGCGTCCCTGGGCATCTGGTGCGTCGGCCTGATTTTTTCGACCTCGTCGATACTGGGCCTGGCGCTGCTGTTGAACCAGTTCCCGGCCTTGAACAAGATCGCCGGCATCCTGGGCGCGCTGTACCTGCTGTATATCGCTTATCTGCTCATCAAAAGCGCCTTGCACAGCAAGAAGCAGCAACGCGACAACGCCGCGGCGGCACCGGTGGATGGCGCGCCGGCCGCCGAGCCCTCGCACACCTTCTTCAAAAGCTTCAAGATGGGCTTCATCACCAATATCACGAACATGAAAACGATCGCGTTCATGATCAGTATTTTTTCATCGTTCCTGGCGCATTCGTCGACGACGATGGACAAGGTAACGATCATCGCCATCTGCAGCACCTTCGAAATCCTGTGGTATTCGTTTGTCGCCTTTGTCTTCGGCCAGGATGCGATCCGCCGCATTTACCTGAGGTTCAATAGCTCCATCGACCTGTTCCTGGGCCTTGTCCTGATCTTATTCGCAGCCAGCAATATCATTTCCCTATGA
- a CDS encoding SidA/IucD/PvdA family monooxygenase, producing MASHIYNLLGIGFGPSNLALAICLEEEASLANVRFIEAQESAVWQKDMLLRGSDIQNNPIRDLVTLRNPKSHYTFINYLKENDRLLEYLNLGLEYPLRKEFANYIEWVSASFAAIVQYNTRVQSMSMTDIDGEQVWEVICHGGERLLARSVIVGTGRASNIPDLLAPLQGKNVFHLTKYLSHIAALPPSCDKIGVLGASQSAVELLLDLMDRFPDKQIYSLQRGFGFRLKDTSPFSDRVYFPEFIDYFYGLKPAAKTHLSNQLRGTNYSSADGDVIHQLYVRIYEEKLHGKNRFHLLTNQAIDSAASLDGGGVKMALREVNTGETSSVELDALVLATGFLDFSAAPRGEPYPRLLATVADQLPLDDNGVVAVERDYSVRLKNPAAPRLFLNGLCESSHGLGDAGSFSLVSLRAKVIADSLLAPRPARAAAPAHPAAAQEERLAAVAA from the coding sequence ATGGCATCGCATATTTATAATCTGTTGGGAATTGGTTTTGGACCGTCGAACCTGGCGCTCGCCATTTGCCTCGAAGAAGAAGCTTCACTGGCCAATGTACGTTTTATCGAAGCTCAGGAAAGCGCCGTTTGGCAAAAGGACATGCTGCTGCGCGGATCGGATATTCAGAATAACCCGATCCGCGACCTGGTCACCTTGCGCAATCCGAAAAGCCACTACACATTTATTAATTATTTAAAAGAAAACGACCGCCTGCTTGAATATCTGAACCTGGGATTGGAATATCCCCTGCGCAAGGAATTCGCCAATTATATCGAATGGGTATCGGCCAGTTTCGCCGCCATCGTTCAATACAATACCCGGGTCCAGTCGATGAGCATGACCGACATCGACGGCGAGCAGGTATGGGAAGTGATCTGCCACGGCGGCGAACGCCTGCTGGCGCGTTCGGTGATCGTCGGCACCGGCAGGGCATCGAACATTCCGGACCTGCTGGCGCCCCTGCAAGGCAAGAACGTCTTCCACCTGACCAAATACCTGAGCCACATTGCCGCCCTGCCCCCAAGCTGCGACAAGATCGGCGTGCTGGGCGCCAGTCAAAGCGCGGTGGAATTGCTGCTCGATTTGATGGACCGCTTTCCGGACAAGCAAATCTATTCGCTGCAGCGCGGTTTCGGCTTCCGCCTGAAGGACACCAGTCCGTTCAGCGACCGCGTCTACTTCCCGGAATTTATCGATTACTTCTATGGCCTCAAGCCGGCGGCCAAAACCCATCTGAGCAACCAGCTGCGCGGCACCAACTATTCATCGGCCGATGGCGACGTGATTCACCAGCTGTACGTGCGCATTTACGAGGAAAAGCTGCACGGCAAAAACCGCTTCCACCTGCTGACCAACCAGGCGATCGACAGCGCCGCCAGCCTGGACGGCGGCGGCGTGAAAATGGCGCTGCGCGAGGTCAATACCGGGGAAACCTCGTCGGTGGAACTGGACGCACTGGTGCTGGCAACTGGCTTCCTCGATTTTTCGGCGGCGCCGCGCGGCGAACCGTATCCGCGCCTGCTGGCTACCGTTGCCGATCAGCTTCCGCTGGACGATAACGGGGTCGTCGCCGTCGAACGGGACTACAGCGTGCGCCTGAAAAACCCGGCCGCACCGCGCCTGTTCCTCAACGGCCTGTGCGAGTCGTCGCATGGCCTGGGCGATGCAGGCTCGTTCAGCCTGGTGTCGCTGCGCGCCAAGGTCATCGCCGACAGCCTGCTGGCGCCGCGGCCGGCGCGTGCCGCCGCGCCGGCGCACCCGGCCGCCGCGCAGGAGGAACGCCTGGCCGCCGTCGCGGCGTAA
- a CDS encoding SUKH-3 domain-containing protein yields the protein MTYSDQTLAILHDAGWTEERRVPVEALRERLAAAGFVPHPAALAFLTRFEGLGFTHPSSKYEDGKNTCHFDLDRVIGQVDVDDIDDFSASVGTRLCPVGEINRGNSIVAIGEDGRVFSYYSPFIALQTRTVDEAIAHFLSEGKAIATRAYDGNPLSFA from the coding sequence ATGACTTATTCCGATCAAACCCTGGCCATCCTCCATGACGCCGGCTGGACCGAGGAGCGCCGCGTGCCGGTCGAGGCCCTGCGCGAGCGGCTGGCCGCAGCCGGCTTTGTTCCCCATCCCGCCGCCCTGGCCTTCCTGACCCGCTTCGAGGGCCTCGGCTTCACCCATCCCTCCAGCAAATACGAGGATGGCAAGAACACCTGTCATTTCGACCTGGACCGCGTCATCGGCCAGGTCGACGTGGACGATATCGACGATTTCAGCGCCAGCGTCGGCACCCGCCTGTGTCCGGTCGGCGAGATCAACCGCGGCAATTCGATTGTCGCCATCGGCGAGGATGGGCGGGTGTTTTCCTATTACAGCCCCTTCATCGCGCTGCAAACGCGCACGGTGGACGAGGCGATCGCGCATTTTTTGAGCGAAGGAAAAGCCATCGCCACCCGCGCCTACGACGGCAATCCCCTGTCCTTCGCCTGA